One region of Trinickia violacea genomic DNA includes:
- a CDS encoding dihydrodipicolinate synthase family protein, translating into MQLNWKGVIPAATTKLKDDGSLDHDAIKAGLIRLIENGVSGVVMMGMVGENAQLTPEEKRTVLKIAVETVAGRVPVISGLAETNTAAAVQFAKDAQAIGVQGLMVFPGLTYKSDVRETIAFYKTVAQASKLSILLYNNPRGYGVDLTPDVVAELLKEPTIEALKEESYDTTRVTDLISRFGDRLAVICGVDDLVLESVALGVKCWVSGMANAVPKESVELMNLATAGDFEKARQLYRLLIDLYHLDTHVKLVQYIKLAENITAGYSENVKAPRLKLEGEERQKIVDIVEKTLANLRALAK; encoded by the coding sequence ATGCAACTCAATTGGAAAGGTGTCATTCCTGCCGCGACGACCAAGCTCAAGGATGATGGCTCGCTCGACCACGATGCCATCAAGGCCGGTCTGATCCGCCTGATCGAAAACGGTGTCAGTGGCGTCGTCATGATGGGCATGGTCGGCGAGAACGCTCAGCTCACACCGGAAGAGAAGCGCACAGTGCTCAAGATCGCCGTCGAAACGGTCGCTGGCCGCGTCCCGGTGATCTCGGGCCTCGCGGAGACGAACACCGCAGCCGCGGTCCAGTTCGCGAAGGATGCGCAAGCGATCGGCGTCCAGGGTCTGATGGTGTTCCCGGGCCTGACCTACAAGTCCGATGTCCGCGAAACGATCGCCTTCTACAAGACCGTCGCGCAAGCGTCCAAGCTTTCGATCTTGCTCTACAACAATCCGCGCGGCTATGGCGTCGACCTGACCCCGGACGTGGTGGCCGAGCTGCTGAAAGAGCCGACCATCGAGGCACTCAAGGAGGAGTCCTACGACACGACTCGCGTGACCGATCTGATTTCCCGCTTCGGCGATCGTCTGGCGGTGATCTGCGGCGTCGACGACCTGGTGCTCGAATCCGTCGCGCTGGGCGTGAAATGCTGGGTGTCGGGTATGGCCAATGCCGTTCCGAAGGAGTCGGTCGAACTGATGAACCTCGCGACGGCCGGCGATTTCGAGAAGGCCCGCCAGCTTTACCGCTTGCTGATCGACCTGTACCACCTCGACACGCACGTCAAGCTGGTTCAGTACATCAAGCTGGCTGAAAACATCACCGCCGGCTATTCGGAGAACGTCAAGGCGCCGCGTTTGAAGCTCGAAGGAGAAGAGCGCCAGAAGATCGTCGACATCGTTGAAAAGACGCTCGCCAATCTGCGCGCGCTGGCGAAGTAG
- a CDS encoding MFS transporter produces MSPVAARLERLPFSRFHFKLLIMGGAGFMFEAIDAAIIAFILPVVRTKWHLTSFETGLLGSSTYVGFLVGALFAGLLGDRFGRRVVMMWALTFFCVLTFANAFVNDWHTFALLRAIAGIGMGAEGAIIAPFLVEFVSNRYRGAFTGALAGFFSFGFVAAALIGYFVIPLNPEGWRIALIIVSVPVIVLLWWRRSLHESPRWLETRGRHAEAEAVVADIEREIARSGVTLSPVQAVASDTLSYEHAGSFLGNLKLLWKRPLARTTLMTWCLWLSVTFCSYAFFVWIPGLLVQHGMTITKSFSVSIAIYLAQIPGYYSSAYFCEKLGRKATIVTYMVLACVSGIWLAYAGSDTSIVLASIAMSFAMNGVNAGEYAYTPEVFPTHLRATGMGTASAFGRIGAICSPMLVGYIYPLWGFAGVFGMTTAILLFGALAVIFLGVSTTGKTLEEITEAEYGSTAADACSGTLQTVK; encoded by the coding sequence ATGTCGCCTGTCGCCGCCCGACTCGAACGTCTTCCGTTCAGTCGATTCCATTTCAAACTGCTCATCATGGGCGGCGCGGGCTTCATGTTCGAGGCTATCGACGCTGCCATCATCGCGTTCATCCTTCCGGTCGTGCGCACCAAATGGCATCTGACCAGCTTTGAAACGGGCCTTCTGGGCAGCAGCACGTATGTTGGTTTCCTCGTCGGCGCGTTGTTTGCGGGATTGTTGGGCGATCGATTTGGCCGTCGGGTCGTGATGATGTGGGCGTTGACGTTTTTCTGCGTGTTGACGTTTGCCAATGCGTTCGTCAACGATTGGCATACGTTCGCCTTGTTGCGCGCGATCGCAGGCATAGGGATGGGGGCGGAGGGCGCCATCATTGCTCCGTTCCTCGTCGAGTTCGTCAGCAATCGGTATCGCGGAGCTTTTACAGGCGCGCTGGCCGGTTTCTTCTCGTTCGGTTTCGTGGCAGCCGCGCTGATCGGCTATTTCGTGATTCCGCTTAACCCGGAAGGTTGGCGCATCGCGCTAATCATCGTGTCGGTGCCGGTGATCGTTCTGCTTTGGTGGCGCCGGTCGCTGCACGAGTCGCCGCGCTGGCTCGAGACGCGCGGGCGGCACGCGGAAGCCGAGGCGGTGGTGGCCGACATTGAACGAGAAATCGCGCGTTCTGGCGTCACATTGTCCCCGGTGCAGGCTGTTGCCTCTGACACGCTTAGCTACGAGCACGCCGGCTCATTCTTGGGCAACCTGAAACTTCTCTGGAAGCGGCCGCTGGCCAGAACGACGCTGATGACGTGGTGCTTGTGGCTGTCGGTAACTTTCTGCTCGTACGCGTTCTTCGTCTGGATCCCGGGCTTGTTGGTTCAGCACGGCATGACGATTACCAAGAGCTTCTCGGTGTCGATTGCGATCTATCTTGCGCAGATCCCGGGTTACTACTCGTCGGCTTACTTCTGCGAAAAGCTCGGCCGAAAGGCGACGATCGTCACGTATATGGTGCTGGCCTGTGTGTCCGGCATCTGGCTGGCGTACGCGGGGAGCGATACGTCGATCGTGCTCGCGTCGATTGCGATGTCGTTCGCAATGAATGGCGTGAACGCAGGCGAGTATGCGTACACACCCGAAGTGTTTCCGACACATCTGCGCGCCACGGGTATGGGTACGGCTTCGGCGTTTGGCCGCATCGGCGCGATCTGTTCGCCCATGTTGGTCGGCTACATCTACCCGTTATGGGGTTTTGCCGGCGTTTTCGGCATGACGACAGCGATCTTGCTGTTCGGTGCGCTCGCGGTCATTTTCTTGGGTGTGTCGACCACCGGCAAAACGCTCGAGGAGATTACCGAGGCCGAATACGGCTCGACCGCAGCTGACGCATGTAGCGGTACATTGCAAACCGTCAAATAG
- a CDS encoding aldehyde dehydrogenase family protein, producing the protein MTQYRSFINGEWLGASDSLPNVNPSDLSDIVGEALLADEARVTDAIASARHAFRNWSLTTPQQRADILDAAGAKILARREELGTLLAREEGKRLPEAIGEVTRAGNIFKYFAGEALRVGGEIVPSVRPGMTVEVTREPLGVIGMITPWNFPIAIPAWKIAPALAFGNTVVIKPAEAVPGCATELVKILAESGLPAGVLNLVLGPGRVIGNALVTSPDVDAITFTGSETTGRAIAAKCVETGKKVQLEMGGKNPMVVVDDADLDVAVNAALDGAFFSTGQRCTASSRLIVTARIHDRFVGALQQMAAALVVGHALDNATQIGPVVDGRQLQQNLSYLKIASEEGGQVFGGELVERPTKGFFMQPALVTGTTNSMRINREEVFGPVASVIKVADYDEALAVANDTPYGLASGICTTSLKIAAHFKRRAEAGMVMVNAPTAGVDYHVPFGGRKRSSYGPREQGAYAREFYTIVKTAYVKA; encoded by the coding sequence ATGACCCAATATCGTAGTTTCATCAACGGAGAATGGCTTGGCGCGTCGGATTCGCTGCCGAACGTCAATCCGTCGGATCTCTCGGATATCGTCGGTGAGGCATTGTTGGCAGACGAAGCGCGGGTCACGGACGCCATTGCCTCCGCACGCCATGCGTTTCGCAACTGGTCACTGACGACGCCGCAGCAGCGCGCCGACATTCTCGATGCCGCCGGAGCAAAAATCCTCGCGCGACGGGAAGAGCTGGGCACGCTGCTCGCGCGCGAAGAGGGCAAGCGGCTGCCAGAAGCGATTGGCGAAGTCACGCGCGCGGGCAATATTTTCAAGTACTTCGCGGGTGAAGCGCTGCGTGTGGGCGGCGAGATTGTCCCGTCCGTTCGACCCGGCATGACGGTCGAAGTAACGCGCGAGCCGCTGGGCGTGATCGGCATGATCACGCCCTGGAACTTCCCGATCGCCATTCCGGCGTGGAAGATTGCGCCCGCGCTTGCGTTCGGCAACACGGTGGTGATCAAGCCGGCGGAAGCCGTACCGGGATGTGCCACCGAACTCGTCAAGATTCTCGCGGAATCGGGCCTGCCTGCCGGCGTGTTGAACCTTGTGCTCGGTCCGGGCCGGGTGATCGGCAATGCGCTCGTGACGTCGCCGGACGTCGACGCCATCACCTTCACGGGGTCCGAGACGACGGGGCGCGCGATTGCCGCGAAGTGTGTCGAAACGGGCAAGAAGGTGCAGCTCGAGATGGGCGGGAAGAATCCGATGGTCGTCGTGGACGATGCGGATCTCGACGTTGCGGTCAATGCGGCTCTGGACGGCGCATTCTTTTCCACCGGGCAGCGCTGCACGGCGTCATCGCGCCTGATCGTCACGGCAAGGATTCACGACCGGTTCGTCGGCGCGTTGCAACAGATGGCGGCGGCTCTCGTCGTCGGTCACGCGCTCGACAATGCAACCCAAATCGGCCCCGTTGTCGACGGCCGCCAACTGCAGCAAAACCTCTCGTACCTGAAGATCGCCAGCGAGGAGGGCGGCCAGGTCTTCGGCGGTGAACTAGTCGAGCGGCCGACCAAAGGCTTCTTCATGCAGCCGGCGCTCGTTACTGGCACCACGAATTCGATGCGGATCAATCGAGAGGAAGTGTTCGGGCCGGTCGCATCGGTCATCAAGGTGGCGGATTACGACGAAGCGCTCGCCGTTGCAAACGACACCCCCTACGGGCTCGCATCCGGCATCTGCACGACGTCGCTGAAGATCGCGGCTCATTTCAAGCGCCGTGCGGAAGCGGGCATGGTGATGGTGAACGCGCCGACGGCCGGCGTGGACTATCACGTTCCGTTCGGCGGCCGCAAGCGGTCGAGCTACGGCCCTCGCGAACAAGGCGCCTACGCACGTGAGTTCTACACGATTGTGAAGACGGCATACGTGAAGGCATAA
- a CDS encoding metal-dependent hydrolase family protein, with product MLILKNARILDINHENDAGRYSIVVDGDTIKEVTREPVSAEGSQSIDVGGRTVMPGMVDCHAHVVASVAHLGNNGRLPNTLAVLRAVPILSGMLDRGFTTVRDAGGADYALSRAIEEGVIAGPRLFVAGKALSQTGGHGDFRERFDNSDPDPCGCYRNLGAIGRIVDGVDEVRKAVREEMRAGAHHIKIMASGGVASPTDPIGNLQFSVDEVKAVVEEAASHQTYVMAHAYTGKAIARVVKLGVRTIEHGNLVDEESAAVMAEYGAFAVPTLVTYDAMSKVGAKTGVSESALAKNEVVRIQGLKALELLKRHGVKMGLGTDLLGDMHQYQSDELSIRAGILGVFETLCQATAVGADIVGMAGRLGVVSAGALADLLVVDGDPLKDINLLTGQGEHIVGIMKGGNWVRQALA from the coding sequence ATGCTGATCCTGAAGAACGCACGCATTCTGGACATCAACCACGAGAACGACGCGGGCCGTTACTCCATCGTCGTTGACGGCGATACGATCAAGGAGGTCACCCGCGAACCGGTTTCCGCCGAAGGATCCCAGTCCATCGACGTCGGCGGCAGGACGGTGATGCCCGGCATGGTCGACTGTCACGCGCACGTCGTGGCATCGGTTGCCCATCTAGGGAATAACGGCCGCTTGCCGAACACGCTCGCGGTGTTGCGGGCAGTTCCGATTCTGAGCGGCATGCTCGATCGGGGTTTTACAACCGTGCGCGACGCGGGCGGCGCGGACTATGCGCTCTCGCGGGCAATCGAGGAGGGCGTCATCGCGGGGCCGCGGCTGTTCGTTGCCGGCAAGGCGCTGTCCCAGACTGGCGGCCACGGGGATTTTCGCGAGCGGTTCGATAATTCCGATCCGGACCCGTGCGGCTGCTACCGCAATCTCGGTGCAATTGGGCGGATCGTCGATGGCGTCGACGAGGTGCGCAAGGCGGTGCGCGAGGAAATGCGCGCCGGGGCGCATCACATCAAGATCATGGCGTCAGGTGGTGTCGCGTCGCCGACTGATCCGATTGGCAATCTGCAGTTTTCCGTCGATGAGGTGAAGGCCGTTGTCGAGGAGGCAGCGTCCCATCAAACGTACGTAATGGCGCACGCGTACACAGGCAAAGCGATAGCGCGAGTGGTGAAGTTGGGTGTGCGTACGATCGAGCATGGCAACCTGGTCGACGAGGAATCGGCTGCCGTGATGGCCGAATATGGCGCGTTCGCGGTGCCGACCCTCGTCACCTACGATGCGATGAGCAAGGTGGGCGCGAAAACAGGGGTGTCGGAAAGCGCGCTTGCGAAGAATGAAGTGGTGCGCATCCAGGGCTTGAAGGCGCTGGAGCTGCTCAAGCGCCACGGCGTCAAGATGGGATTGGGTACCGATCTGCTGGGCGACATGCATCAATATCAGAGCGACGAACTGTCGATTCGCGCCGGCATTCTCGGGGTCTTTGAGACCCTCTGCCAGGCGACGGCCGTTGGCGCGGATATCGTCGGAATGGCAGGGCGTCTCGGGGTCGTGAGCGCAGGAGCGCTAGCCGATCTATTGGTCGTGGATGGCGATCCACTCAAGGACATCAATCTTCTCACCGGCCAGGGCGAGCATATCGTGGGGATCATGAAGGGCGGAAACTGGGTTCGCCAAGCGCTTGCGTGA
- a CDS encoding branched-chain amino acid ABC transporter substrate-binding protein: protein MNVRIINFAAASALSALVLGSPVKAAATQTVKLGLAAPMTGAQAQYGKDFESGVQLAIDDFNATKPTIDGKETKFVLEALDDQADPKTGTVVAQKLVDDGIKGMLGHFNSGVTIPASAIYSRAGIPQISTATAPAYTHQGFKTTFRMMTSDTQQGSVMGKYVVETLHAKRIAIIDDRTAYGQGLAEQFEAAVKASGGSLIDHEFTSDKAVDFRSILTEVKSKNPDFIYYAGADAQSAPLVKQARGLAIKALFASGEMSKTEDFIKIAGPSSEGVIVSLAGLPLDKMPGGAGFAKRYEAKFGGEPTTYAPYTYDGAMAMMQAMQKANSSDPAKYLPVLAKTDMKGVTSDHFAYDQYGDLRDAIITVYKCEDGKWVPQTVLGGK, encoded by the coding sequence ATGAACGTCCGCATCATCAATTTTGCAGCGGCCTCGGCGCTGTCGGCTCTTGTCCTCGGCTCGCCGGTCAAGGCGGCTGCAACACAAACGGTCAAGCTTGGCCTGGCCGCGCCGATGACAGGCGCTCAGGCGCAGTACGGAAAGGATTTCGAATCGGGCGTCCAACTTGCCATCGACGACTTCAACGCAACGAAGCCGACGATCGACGGCAAGGAGACGAAGTTCGTGCTCGAAGCGCTCGACGATCAGGCGGATCCCAAGACGGGAACGGTCGTCGCGCAGAAGCTCGTCGACGACGGTATCAAGGGCATGCTCGGGCACTTCAACTCCGGCGTGACGATTCCGGCATCCGCCATCTACTCGCGCGCCGGTATCCCGCAGATTTCCACCGCGACGGCGCCAGCCTACACGCACCAGGGCTTCAAGACGACGTTCCGAATGATGACGTCGGACACCCAGCAGGGTAGCGTGATGGGCAAATATGTCGTCGAAACGCTGCACGCGAAGCGGATCGCGATCATCGACGACCGGACTGCATACGGCCAGGGGCTCGCTGAGCAGTTCGAAGCGGCGGTGAAGGCGTCCGGTGGAAGCCTCATCGACCATGAGTTCACTTCAGATAAGGCTGTGGACTTCCGGTCCATCCTCACGGAGGTCAAATCCAAGAATCCGGATTTCATCTATTACGCAGGGGCTGACGCGCAATCCGCGCCGCTCGTCAAGCAGGCACGCGGCCTCGCGATCAAGGCGCTGTTCGCCTCGGGTGAAATGTCGAAGACCGAGGACTTCATCAAGATTGCCGGACCGTCCTCGGAAGGCGTGATCGTGTCGCTCGCGGGCCTGCCGCTCGACAAGATGCCAGGCGGCGCGGGCTTCGCGAAGCGTTACGAAGCCAAGTTCGGCGGTGAACCGACGACCTATGCGCCGTACACCTATGACGGCGCGATGGCGATGATGCAGGCGATGCAAAAAGCCAACTCGTCGGACCCGGCGAAGTACCTGCCCGTCCTCGCGAAAACCGACATGAAGGGCGTGACGAGCGATCACTTCGCGTACGACCAGTACGGCGATCTGCGCGACGCAATCATCACCGTCTACAAGTGCGAGGACGGGAAGTGGGTTCCGCAGACCGTGCTCGGCGGCAAGTAA
- a CDS encoding 4-hydroxyproline epimerase — translation MKSTFFCIDGHTCGNPVRVVAGGAPRLEGQNMIERRAHFEREFDWIRTALMFEPRGHEVMSGSILYPPTRPDCDVAILFIEVSGCLPMCGHGTIGTVTSAIEHGLVRPREPGVLRLDTPAGLVVAKYKMDGDHVDSVQLINVPSFLHSTDLSVEVDGLGEIRFDVAYGGNFYAIIEPQANYVGLHALKPSDIQRLSPILRQKANEKYPFIHPEKAEIRGLSHVMWTGAPTVEGASARNAVFYGDKAIDRSPCGTGTSARMAHLVGKGKLKIGERFVHESIIGTLFTGIPEEAAKVGEFDAIVPSIEGWARVTGHNTIFVDDRDPLAKGFLLK, via the coding sequence ATGAAATCGACTTTCTTCTGTATCGACGGACATACCTGCGGCAACCCGGTCCGGGTTGTCGCGGGCGGGGCGCCCCGACTGGAAGGCCAGAACATGATCGAGCGGCGCGCGCATTTCGAGCGCGAGTTCGACTGGATCCGAACAGCGCTGATGTTCGAACCGCGCGGGCACGAGGTGATGTCGGGCAGCATTCTGTACCCGCCGACGCGCCCGGATTGCGACGTCGCCATCCTGTTCATCGAAGTGAGCGGGTGTCTGCCCATGTGCGGCCATGGAACGATCGGGACCGTGACGTCGGCCATCGAGCACGGTCTTGTGCGTCCAAGGGAACCGGGTGTGCTGCGTCTGGATACGCCGGCGGGTCTGGTCGTCGCGAAGTACAAGATGGACGGCGATCACGTCGACTCCGTTCAGCTCATCAACGTGCCGTCGTTCCTGCATTCGACGGATCTCAGCGTGGAGGTGGACGGACTGGGCGAGATTCGGTTCGACGTTGCGTACGGCGGCAACTTCTACGCGATCATCGAACCGCAGGCGAACTATGTTGGGCTGCATGCATTGAAGCCGTCGGACATTCAGCGACTGAGTCCCATTCTGCGGCAGAAGGCCAATGAGAAATACCCCTTCATTCACCCGGAAAAGGCAGAGATCCGAGGCTTGAGCCACGTGATGTGGACGGGCGCCCCGACCGTTGAAGGCGCGAGTGCGCGCAACGCGGTGTTCTACGGAGACAAGGCCATCGACCGTTCACCGTGCGGCACCGGCACGTCAGCGCGTATGGCGCATTTGGTCGGCAAGGGCAAGTTGAAGATCGGCGAGCGCTTCGTGCACGAGAGCATTATCGGCACGCTCTTCACAGGTATTCCGGAAGAGGCGGCCAAGGTGGGTGAGTTCGACGCGATCGTTCCGAGCATCGAAGGCTGGGCGCGGGTGACGGGACACAACACGATCTTCGTCGACGATCGTGACCCGTTGGCGAAAGGCTTCCTGCTCAAGTGA
- a CDS encoding NAD(P)/FAD-dependent oxidoreductase — translation MTQQAQHSRTTPDVVVIGGGIVGLACAWSALRDGATVTVVDRDFEGDRTSHGNAGGIAVTESTPISVNGLYMKAIKWLFDPLGPLSLDWKHLPAALPWFLEFQRTGNEERFKEISFALAKLNNRVYDDIVPMFEDIGVMDSFYRRGALTIYETDEAFAADQHEWAFKRELGVRWRAMTADEVRECEPSLAPVFRHGVFLDDWAHIGDPKRVVIQLRNRVRELGAQFVEGSVKALDLSDGLAQSAVLATGEPIKGRRIIVATGAWSAEIAATVGDHVLLDSERGYNTTLPSHGISLSREVIFAERKFVATPLDIGVRIGGAAEFAGLKAPPNYKRSDALLALGKRFLPGINDAGAVKWMGHRPATPDSLPVIGQSPRASNVIYAFGHGHLGLTQSATTGALVADLLAGRTPGISLEPYSIKRFRN, via the coding sequence ATGACACAGCAAGCTCAGCATTCGCGGACAACTCCTGATGTCGTCGTCATCGGCGGCGGCATCGTGGGCCTCGCCTGCGCCTGGTCGGCGCTTCGGGATGGCGCCACGGTCACCGTTGTCGATCGCGATTTCGAAGGAGATCGCACGTCGCACGGGAATGCCGGCGGTATTGCCGTGACCGAGAGCACGCCGATTTCCGTGAATGGGCTGTACATGAAGGCCATCAAGTGGCTCTTCGATCCGCTCGGGCCGCTCTCGCTCGATTGGAAGCATCTGCCCGCGGCATTGCCGTGGTTCCTCGAATTCCAGCGTACTGGCAACGAGGAACGGTTCAAGGAAATTTCCTTTGCGCTCGCGAAGCTGAACAATCGCGTCTATGACGACATCGTCCCGATGTTCGAAGACATCGGCGTGATGGACAGCTTCTACCGGCGCGGCGCGCTGACCATCTACGAGACGGATGAAGCGTTCGCTGCCGACCAGCACGAATGGGCTTTCAAACGGGAACTCGGTGTGCGTTGGCGAGCCATGACAGCCGACGAGGTCCGCGAGTGCGAACCGTCGCTTGCGCCTGTATTTCGCCACGGCGTGTTCCTCGACGATTGGGCTCACATCGGCGACCCCAAGCGCGTCGTGATCCAGCTACGCAACCGCGTTCGCGAGTTGGGCGCGCAGTTTGTGGAAGGCAGCGTCAAGGCACTCGACTTGTCCGATGGTCTTGCGCAGTCCGCGGTTCTCGCAACGGGCGAACCGATAAAGGGGCGCCGCATCATCGTCGCGACGGGCGCCTGGTCTGCCGAAATCGCCGCGACGGTCGGCGATCACGTTCTGCTCGACAGCGAGCGAGGTTACAACACGACGCTGCCGTCGCATGGGATCAGTCTGTCACGCGAAGTGATCTTCGCGGAACGCAAATTCGTCGCAACGCCTCTCGATATCGGCGTACGTATCGGCGGCGCGGCCGAATTCGCCGGTCTGAAGGCACCGCCCAACTACAAGCGCAGCGACGCGCTGCTCGCTCTGGGCAAGCGCTTCCTGCCGGGAATCAACGATGCAGGCGCCGTGAAGTGGATGGGGCATCGTCCGGCGACGCCTGACTCATTGCCGGTGATCGGCCAGTCGCCTCGTGCGTCGAACGTTATCTATGCGTTCGGCCATGGCCACCTTGGCCTCACGCAATCCGCAACGACAGGGGCTCTCGTGGCCGACCTGCTTGCCGGCAGAACGCCCGGAATCAGTCTGGAGCCCTATTCGATCAAACGCTTCCGGAATTAG
- a CDS encoding GAF domain-containing protein, with protein sequence MELGNQALVLPALKRFARATHEGHAAESIWCELERTLTDVFGQRLFTVLAYDEASNRLGRLHSNRPDINPVGGMKRVTHSRWTEQVLRRGEIFLGSTREAIKAVFSEYEVLWSIGCESVLNIPVRKGSITLGTLNLLGEAGLYDGADVDLALVFAQLAVTTLEASVRKLQQFGEPDRMEQV encoded by the coding sequence ATGGAACTCGGCAATCAGGCGCTTGTACTTCCGGCGCTCAAGCGTTTCGCTCGCGCGACCCATGAGGGACATGCGGCAGAGTCGATCTGGTGCGAACTGGAGCGAACGCTTACGGACGTGTTCGGACAGCGACTCTTCACGGTACTTGCCTATGACGAAGCGTCGAATCGGCTGGGTCGTTTGCATAGCAACCGTCCTGACATCAATCCTGTCGGCGGCATGAAGCGGGTCACGCATAGTCGCTGGACGGAGCAGGTCCTGCGTCGTGGCGAGATTTTTCTCGGCTCGACTCGCGAGGCCATTAAGGCCGTGTTCTCCGAGTACGAAGTGTTGTGGTCGATCGGCTGCGAAAGCGTGCTGAACATCCCCGTGCGAAAAGGCAGCATCACGCTGGGCACTTTGAATCTGCTAGGCGAAGCAGGCCTTTACGACGGTGCCGACGTCGATCTCGCCCTGGTGTTCGCGCAGCTCGCGGTAACGACACTGGAAGCATCCGTCCGCAAGCTGCAGCAGTTCGGCGAACCGGACCGGATGGAGCAGGTGTAG